GGTAGAGAGCAATACCCTGACCTGTTCTCTGGCCACCTGGTTGCAGTGGGTTTCCCACTCTACCTGTGCTGGTGCCcctggaggagagaaggggctACCTGGACTGCACTTTGCTGTTGGGTGGAAGGTGATGAGAGTCCTGTTCCGGGTCGTCTCCCGTGGCTGGAAGGACAGGCAGGGGCTGCTGGGTCTGGGTTGCCCTCTGCCACGGATGGAGGCCAGGAGATGCTGAGGAACAGGAGAatgccctctctccctctgtgtaGTTTGGGGCAGGAGATGGGTTGCAGGTTCTACTGTTGCTGCTGTGTGTGGATCATGACTGCTGCTaccggtgggggtggggcacggGGATGGTTGGCTCATATGGGCACTGGAGTCACTTCCGTAGGAGATTCATTTGGATGTTGTCACTAGGTATGGGACTCCCTGCTTAGTCTCTGCTGGCCTTCCCCTTCTTTTAACCAGAGAGGGCATTCTTTTcttgttctgtttgtttcttttgttttgttttccctatgCCTCTTTGTGTTTCTAGGTTGTAGACATCTCTACTGTCCGGTCTGAATTATAtgacacataaaacaaaaacccaaGGAATTCATCAAGGAAACTTTGCAAAATCTTGAGATTCCTGCTGATTTCCCATTTTCCATATTTCAAAGTCCTTTTATGATAATCTGTTgaattattttcagaatatttattttatatttagaggggaggagaagagaaaagtgaGTTGACACCATCCTGTGCCAGATTGGAAGCTCCCACTCCTAGGTTTTTAACCAAATAAAGTGTAAAACTTAGATTCACACAAAAACTGTTCACAAGTATACATAGCAGATTAATTTGTAATCACCCAAactagaaaccactccaagataTTTCAGTGGGGAACAGCTTCTGATACATCCGTGTGACAGAATGGCACTCAGCAATTGAAACAAGTGAATACCCACAGCACCACCGAGAGCTCTCACTCACATTACGCTGAATGACAGAAGGCAGACTCAAAAGTCTACAAACTATTAATTCTTTTATGTGACACTCTGGGAAAGGGAACACAATAGGTACAGAGTGGTTGCTAGGGTCGGGTGGTAGAGTAGTGGGTGACTACAAAGGGGCCCAGGGGAGTTCTGCTTTACGTCTCCTGAAGGTCGGTTGTAAGGAACATACTGATTCtgtgatattaaggaattattgtgGATGTTGAAAGATATGATACATTGATGTTATATTTTTACGACGGTCTCATCTTCAAAGAGATATATTCTCTCTGGATTAAGTGGGGTGGCTTTTGTTGCTTGCCTTTTATAAATGATGTTTTTCAGTAAAAAGTAGTAGTTAACTCCGTAGCCTAATGTAGAGAGGATGCATAAGGTCTGAACAGAGAAATAAGCATTGGATTTTGCCAGTGGGAATATTGGTGATGTTGATCAGTGCAGTCTCAGCGGAGTGAGAGGGGAAGATGCATGACTGGAATGGGTGGAAGAGAAAATTGTAGGAACAGAAGTGGAAACAGTGACGGCATGTTTTATACCATGAGGAGAAATAGAGAACTGGAAAAGAAATTGACATCAGATCTTTTAAAGATGGGAGAAGCGGACATTGATCATTTGGATAGTGGGGTTATGAATGCAGGATCACGTATTTGAGATGGCACAGGATAGTGGAGGGGGTTAGGCTTTGATGGGATCAAAGACCCTTCATGTGTTCCAACTGGAGGGAAGGCAGCAAGTGTGGTCCAgatggagctgggatggaaaatGAGGTGGTAGGAAGATGGGGGTCCAGTCTGCTCCCATTTCTTCAGTTAAGTGTGTGGTGACATACATCATTGTTATGGAGTTCAAGGGGAGAAGATGTGGAATTGGACGTTGGGAGAGGAGGTGATATGAATTATTCAACtcagaagaaagaaatgcaaagacACTAGAGAAATTTCTTGGGAAAGTTGTATAGTGGAGACCTGCTGTCACGAATATCAGCTGAGGCCACCCCTCGTGGTTGTTGCTCTAGCCTCGCTCCATCTTCTGCAGGCAAAGAGCAGGTGGATGACTGAGTTCATCCCATACAAGTTTGCAGAGGGAGGGCCAAGGGAAGTCAAGTTATGCAGGAGAGAGTTTACAGTAATTAAGTACAGCATCTTAACTGGGTAAACAGAGATACAGGGGCTTCTCAGGTGTGATgctgtaaaacattttttgtaGAATCAGTGGACTGGAAGACCTTATCCCATCTGAAGGAACCTTCTATTAGGGATCTTTGAAAGGTGAAGTGGAAGGAGAGaataaagtaaaaagagaatGGAACACCAGAAAAAGCAATTTGGACAATAGCATAATTGTTGGTAATGGTGAGGTTTAGAGCCAGTCTATTCAATGgaatagccactagccacatacggttatttaaacttaaatccatttaaattaaattaaaataaaaaaattcagttctttagtTGCACCAGGCCCATTTCAAGGGCTCCACAACCATGTGTGGGTAGTGGCTAGCACAGTGGACAGCAAGCATACAGAACATCTCCATCATTACAGAAATTAGTATTGAGTAGCACTGCTTTAGCATGACCACGGGAGTGAGAATGGAGACAAGAGTAGGGTTGGGGGTAATATGAGAGGGAGCCCTGTTTGTTGCACATCTGTCGGGGGGTGTTCTGGTCAGGGAATTGTGGAGATGGAGTTAAAGGGCCATGAAGTCCTCTTTTCTACCTGTCCCCAGGGGCATCACCTGCTCATCAGCATGTCCAGTGACACCTGACACTAAGGCCGGCCTCCCGTCCTTCACGTGGGGCTGCACCGCCCTGCTCCCAGCAAGTCAGCTACACGTTGACCTTTTCACTAGGTGATTGCCAAGGACCCGTTGTCTGAGGCATCTGAGATGGCAGCCAATTCGCAACCCCAGGCTGACAGGGAAGAGCCTCAGGGTCTGTTGTCATGTGCAGAGGTACCCAGAGTCTCCAGGAAGATGCAACCCACCTGTCTCTCAGGTCCCCGGTGAGAAGAAAGGAATGGGGCTGGGATCGGAACTGGGACTTGTGGCTCTGTTATGTGTCAGGGTAGAGTAGGACCTCAGTTTCTTTTTAGACAACTAAGTAAGTAGCATGTGGACCTTGTCATTCCAGAGCAGGGTCCATGGGCACAAGGGGAAAAGCTCACTGAAGTTCTCtcgcagagaggagaggaggcagcatGGCTTAAGTCCTCAAATTTCCATTAGGTTGGGGGAGAGGATGAGACATATGAGATCAGGTTAGAGCTTTACTGGGGACGGGAGACACAGTGCCCCTTCTTGCCCTCCCTTAGGGGTTGATGATCTCAATGTGGAACTGCAGGTGAGTGCCACTGTGTACCAAGGCTGTCCTCTAGGGCGCCCCAACCATGTCCTTTCTCATTCCCAGTCACccaggagagcaggagggagggactgTGGCTGTCTGTCTCCAGACAGCTCTCTCATGTCTTCTCAGACTTGGCACTTTGTCTCCCCTTGATTCAGGTCTCAGTCCTTCAGTGCACTATAGGAAATTGGAAGGAGAGAGACTAAATCAATCTAGAAAGtcgtaaaataaaaataaaaccttaaaattaattaaatagaaaacaaaagcgAGTGGTGGATGATAAATGGAAAAGATGATATTTTTCAAATTACTGCCTCTGTGCTGGGTGTCAGAGCACGTGGGATTTTTCATGAGTCTTTTAAGAACAGAGTCTCTGTTTCATACAGCCCTCCAGCTCTCCCCCACACAAGCcccgctggccttcaaagccagcgATTCTGGGTCCTCGTCATCCCAGTGCAGGATCCCCGGGCTGCGGAGCCCAGTGTGGGGCTCGGACCCCTGACACCCTGGGGAGAAGCTCTGTAGTCATTGTCCTCCTTCTGTTTGTGGGTTGTCCCCCGGGGGTTTGGGGCTTGAGTGTACTGTgtctccacccctcccacccatctcgttgtggttccttctttatatctttagttgtagaaaaatattttctgttggtCTTCAGGTCATTGTCATAGATAGCTGCTTTGttaatagttgtaattttggtgtgcccgtgggaggaggtgagccagGGTCTTCCTGGGCCACCGTATTGGCCACACCTTCAGGTTAGCATTTcttgatgattcttgcctgagTTATTTATTACTATAGTTGTCTCTAAGCGGTGAATTTCTAATACCATAATTTTTCGTACATATATTAGTTGCTTTCTACTGTAAGGAAGATATTTCTCTTCTCATtaacttttcaaatattaatttgTATCAGTGTGAACTGATGGGTTCACATTTAATTCAATAGGTTATAATCTGCTATCATCAAAATAGCTTTGGTGCTGAAAATGACCGAAGTTTGGCCACTGGGAGCCCTTCCTGCTGGTCTCTGTTCTTTTGATGTGTCCCTTTCACCTTTGATTATTTCTTACACCAAGTTATAACAGATTtgtgagataatagaaaatatatattgatCTTTGCCCCTAGACCCTGGCACAGAACTCCTGAAACCTGTGTAATTTCTTAAGTGATAAGAGCACTAAGAGCaacttttgttctaatatttggtctttgaacTGGATCCTGAAACAGAGCTCCTGAAATTCTTGTAATTTCCTGGGTGACAGACGTGTCATCTGTTCTCATGAGGTGACTCTGGGTGAGCTCTTAGAAGGACTAACAATGAAAGCTGGTCATAGAAAAGATCAGTCCGTGATTAGAGAGTGGCATTTCCAGCTTCAAAGCCCATTTCCTTGAGAAGGGAAATAATTGAAATGGGTTTTTCCAAAAAGTGTCAAATTGTTTTGTATGAGTACTAAAGGAGACACTCAGGGGAAAGACTTGTACGAGGCAGAAACTGAGCTTTTCCTACTTCGAAGGGGAAGAACTGGAGGTGTTTCTAACTTAGTGAGGTTCCCTAGATCCGCAGCATCACCAGGAACCTTGTTAGAAATACTCATTCTTGAGAACCTGACATGCTGAATGAGAAATGCTGAATGGTGCCCAGAAATCTGCTTTAATGAGCCCTGTTCTAAATTTAATGGGAAGACACTGATTCAGAGCATCAGATGACCCAGGCCTTCATGCTGCAgaactggtggtggtggtggtggtggagggggcacAGATGATACTGTGAAGGAGTTTCCCTGGAGTTTGGCTGACTTGGTGGCCCTGCAACCCCAAGTCTCCTACCCATGGGCAGACATTACTAATCAATCCCAGGCCCCACTCATCCAGCCCCTGGCTCTCAGAATCCTCCTCCATATGGGGCCCCCGACAACTCCCACTGCTTCCTCAGAGCTGACCTGTGAGATGCCCAGTATCTGCCGTCATTTACCCTGACCCCTCACTGAGATGAGGAGCTTGTCTGACAGAGACCTGGTGACACAGTTTTGGAGCCGACCTGATCAGTTCTTTATTGGGTAGGGGATGCAGTCTGTAATCTGACAGATCTTTGAACCCAGAGAGATCTCAAGCTCAAGTCCTAGCCGACTTGCTGTGAGTTCATAGCTGCCCTGGAAAAAGCCACGGTTTTGACATGTATACCAGCGCCAGTAGACCTGGATGATGCGAACAGCGTTGAGCAAACGGCAGTAACGGAGGCGGATGCGCCACATGCGGACATAGGACTGTAGCTTGACCACTGCCCAGTTTTGCCGCATGTCCTGCTGCAGCGCAGCCCGCCGCCTCTTCTCCAGCAGCTCTGCCAGCTTCTGCTTCCACCACCACTGAATGATACACGCTCTGAGCGCCGCGTGCAGCAGCGTCCTGCGCACCAGGGCGCCCCGCCACCAGGCCTGGATCTTTATTGCTTGCAGCTCTTTGTCAGGGGCCTGTAAGGAAAAAGTAGGGACAGTCAGGGGACATTCCGGATACACCTCAGTCCTGGAGTGAGCCAGGAAGGAGTCCTGATCCTTCATCAAGAATGGCCTCTTCCTCAGAAGTTCAGGAGCACTGGGCAGGCCCTTGGCTGGAGCTTGAAGACCAGACAGGTGTCCCGTTTCTGTCACATTTGGCTAACAGACACACGACGTGGAACTCTGAGTCTCAGGGACCTCATCTGAAACCTGGGGCACACCTGCCCTAGCTGTCACCTGGTTACGTGGCCCTGGTTGGCCAGTCTACACAAGAACACCATGATCTATGGGTCAAAGGTTTATCACGTTCCTGGGCCTGAGCACCCACCTGGGATGCATATCACTTCCTTCAGCCCTCGCCCACAGCTGGACAAGGGGCATCCTTTGCTCTGCTTTCATGCCTGACTCCAGCTCCAGTGCACAGCCTGCGCTCCCCCTCTGTCAGGTCATAGTGTCAGAAGTCTGCCTGCGCCGCACAGTTTGGAGTCTTTCTCACTTACTCTTGACTTGTACTTCTTTTGGTTATCATACCTTCGACTTCGGTTAACACACATACAGCCACTCATGTAAacacccagccccctcccccgaaTTCTAGACTTGAGTTTCTTGACCATGTACTTGACTATGCATCCCCTAAACATAGCCCTCagaaccccctccccagcctggcatGGTCTGATTCCCACTAGTCAGGGTTTCTCCTCCCCACGACCAAGTCTCCATGTCTCAGTCACACCCACCTTTCTCAGACCGAGAGGGAACTAAGACGAAAGGATAACAAGGGTGAGTCAGTTCCTATTCGTTCTAGGTCCTATCTGACAACCTTTCATCCTGGTTGGCCTGGGACATTCTCAGTTGATGGTGGTTGTTCCTGAGCAATAATTCATAGCACCATCTTTCACTCACGAATGTATCCTGCTTTGGGCGACAAATTCCCTGATCATCCCAAGCTATGGGCCACATGGAAGACAACCCATCACTCCTGGGTGACTTGGATCAGACATGGTGCAGGTTGGGATCCCCCTCAAGTCTGAGGGCCTCTGTCAGCCTACCTTTGGTGGAGGGGGTGAAGGTGGATGCTTCggctcttcctctctctctattATTAATGTGGTTTCATCAACATCTTCTATTACAATTTGACAAACATGGCCATCCTTCTGTAATCAGTGTTTAGAGGggaaatatatgggtaggttctctGTAAACTCTGTGCCGAATCCACCATGTGCTCAACCTCCTGCCTTGCCCAGAGACCCTAGATGTAGGACTTGCATCCTTAATTAACTGTGGAAATCCACCTTCCCCTGCCTGCAACTTTGGGTAGACCTCTCTCTTACACAGCATTGAATCCCCATGACTTGATAAATGGTTCAAATCTCCGAGTTCTGCAAAATTTAGGTCCCCTAAATTTCCCGTAGTTAGGAAGCAGGTCTCGGGTCTGTACTCTTCTGGGAAGAGCTCTGGGAGGTAGAGAGGAGGAGGTAGAGATGATGTCTTAAGGGCACCTGTGACTCGGGCACCAGGATGGTTCCTGACCATTGAGCCATTCTGGTGAAAAGGCAGAAGTCCTGTCCATTCTTCCTGCCATAAATAACCAAAATTTGGCTAACATAGCAGGTCACTGAAAATACTGGCCCATTAGTACAAAATTGTACAAAGTCAGTCATGTCTTTGATAACATGGCTGGTtgataaaaacaaatttgagaCAATTTAAACATCATAAATAGGGAGTTCAATTTTGTGGATTTCAGTTCAATCAAACAATGGAAACaaataatatttagaaagaaCGAGTTTGGAGCAAAATCTTAAACAAGTCTGCACAAAAGGAGATTTACAAATGGCCGAGAAGGACATGAAATGATGGCCAATATCAGTAGTCAGGacggaaataaaattagaaccacaatgagattattTTCCAGACACCCGagagaatggctaaaatgaaaaatactgaaagcaTTAAATATTGACCAGGATGTACAACAGCTGAATCTCTTACACTCTGCGGATGGGAATGTATGAAGCAGTAGAAATACTTTGAAAACTGGTTTGGCAGTTTCCAATAAAGTTAAGCATATCTCTACCCTGtaactcagcaattctactcctaggtatttacacAGGACAAATGAAAACACGTATCTTCAAGGATTTatgcatgaatgttcatagcaaatTTATTCAAATAGGTCAAAATTGGAAACTGAAATGTTCACCAAAGGTGACCAGACAAAGCAATtgtagtatattcatataatgaagTAATAAACAGTAATAAAgtgatgaaaacaaatatatgggtGTATATGCATCagtgggacactgtgctgtacactgaaattgacacattgtaatcgcctgtacttcagttaaaaaaagaacaaactactgaAACATACAATATCATAGAGGAATCTCAAAaacatcatgctaaatgaaaggAGCCATTAATAGGACGGTACTTACaagatgatttcatttatacCAAATTTTACAACAAGTGAAATTAAACTAGGGGTAAAATAATGCAGAATAGAGGTTACATCTAGAGTAGATGTATAAGACATCACCTGCAAAcaacaggaagaaacagagaaatgtgCTGTTACCTTGTTCTGGGTGGTGCTTACTAGGCAATATAGAATTGTGAAAGCTCACCTAAATGATCTAgacttaactgcttattgtggatatcAATGGTTTTACTACTTTTGATTTTTCACCTTCCTACAGGCTGTGTAAGTGGCTGATCTATTACCTTTATTGTACGTTTGCCTTTACTAATGagattttcctgttttaattttcgtattctagttgtggccttttcttttacACTGAGAGAAGCCCCTTTTACATTTCCTGTAAGGCTGGCTTCATGGTGCTGAACTTGTCtgtaaaattctttatctttccttcataTCTGAATGATACCTTGCTGAGcagagtatcctaggttgtagatttttcccttttcaccacatgGAATATGTTGTGCTATCCCTTCTGGCCTGGAAAGTTTCTGCTGAAGAGTCAGCTGGTAGTCTAAGGGGAGTTCGCTTATATGTAAAGAgtagttttctcttgctgcttttgagattctatttattttttgccattttaattataatgtgtcttagtGTGAACATTTtagggttcatcttgtttgggactctctgtacTTCCTGGCTATCTGTTTCCTAGGATAGGGGTGTTTTCAGCaagtatttcttcaaataagttctctgtccttttctttcttccccttctgggacccatATCACGTGTCAGTATGCTTGATATTGTcctagaggtctcttaaactatctttattttttaaaattctttttttttctcctaggcTTGGCCAGTGTTATTTTCTCTaatctgtttccagtttttgggtCCCTTCTCTGTGTCATTAATCTACTGTTGATGCCTCTAGtatattttccatttcagttattgtattcctCGGCTCTTCGGTTCTTCTTTAGCCTTTCTAACTTTTTTGAAATTCTAACTTAGCTGTCTGCATGGTCCAGAGGGGCTTGGTCTCTGGTGCTAATAGGCTAGAGAAAGGATTCCAAACTGGTGCTGACCGGTGCAGGTATTATTGTGGTAGAATGAGCTCCCCCAAATGGCTGCTGCCAGTGTCTCCATCCCTAGGAAGAGTGTACCCTACCTCTCCAGgcggctctccaagatcagcaagtgggtctgacccaggctcttTTCAAACTGTTGCTTCTGTACCTTGGCTTGGAATGTTCAAGATTTTGCATTCACCCTTTAAGAGTGAACTTTCTGTTTCCTAaagccctctggctctccccaAAATAAGCCCACTGATTTTCAAAGCCAGACActctgggggctcatcttcccagtgcagCTCCCTGAGCTGCAGACCCTGATGTGGGGCTCAAACCCCTCGATCCTCAGGGAGGACCTCTCCAGCTGCGCTGTTCTTTCCATTTGTGGGTCCCCTTCCCCTTCACAGGGGTTTGGGCTCTGACTGTACTGCATTCCTGCTCATTTTGTTGTGGTCCCtattttatgtctttagttgtggaagagattttcttccagtcttcaggtcattctcatagACAGTTTCTCTGtaagtagttgtaattttggtgtgtctGTAGCAGGAGGTGAGTTTAGGGTCTTCCTGTTCTGCTATCTTGGCCACTGTCCAGCCCTTGGGTTTTAATTTTGACAACTTTCTTGTTCCTCTGTAAGATCCATAAGTGGTTCTTTCAAAGAATGTGTTGTTTTTTTCATGTCTAAGTGTTCTCCCATCTGtcaaaaatattaactttatttCCTTAAATTATCTTCTTAAGTCTTCCCTTTGGCTACTGTGTTTCTGCTTGTTAGATTTAGGGAGGCTTTTTCATGCTGTTGGTTTCCCCTAAAGCTTGATGATTCCTGGCTGGGTGTTCATCTTTGTTCTGAGACTCCCCTTAGCCTGCTGATGAGTGCGTCAGTCCCTGATTCCGCAGATCACATGAGCCAGTGTGAGACAAACTGTCG
The genomic region above belongs to Camelus bactrianus isolate YW-2024 breed Bactrian camel chromosome 17, ASM4877302v1, whole genome shotgun sequence and contains:
- the LOC105080306 gene encoding IQ domain-containing protein F5-like — translated: MGITEKKCIKTKKTNTIKIQAWWRGALVRRTLLHAALRACIIQWWWKQKLAELLEKRRRAALQQDMRQNWAVVKLQSYVRMWRIRLRYCRLLNAVRIIQVYWRWYTCQNRGFFQGSYELTASRLGLELEISLGSKICQITDCIPYPIKN